In a genomic window of Virgibacillus sp. SK37:
- a CDS encoding response regulator transcription factor — protein sequence MHKVLLVDDEKRMLDLLELYLRPHQYHCVKVQDAATAMENVQKETFDIVLLDIMMPQVNGWELCKQMRELSDVPIIMLTARDQKEDVVKGLKLGADDYITKPFDEQELLARMEALLRRSISDSSVLKVAGLIWDESKFELTYENQHIKLTPKEFSMLGHLMNHPNQVFAREQLLDLIWGLSSHTEGRTVDSHVRNVREKIRQSGFPIDDYFKTVWGVGYKWVKYK from the coding sequence ATGCATAAGGTACTTCTTGTCGATGACGAAAAACGTATGTTGGATCTGCTCGAATTATATTTGCGACCGCATCAGTATCACTGTGTAAAAGTTCAAGACGCAGCTACTGCTATGGAAAATGTTCAGAAAGAAACGTTTGATATTGTTCTACTTGATATCATGATGCCTCAGGTAAATGGATGGGAGCTATGCAAGCAAATGAGAGAATTATCGGATGTTCCAATTATTATGCTTACCGCTCGTGATCAGAAGGAGGATGTAGTTAAGGGGTTGAAATTAGGGGCAGACGACTATATAACCAAACCATTTGACGAACAAGAACTTCTAGCACGAATGGAAGCATTATTGCGTAGGAGTATCTCAGATTCCTCTGTATTAAAGGTTGCTGGACTAATATGGGATGAATCAAAATTTGAACTTACATATGAAAATCAGCATATTAAGCTTACCCCAAAAGAATTCTCTATGTTGGGCCATTTAATGAACCATCCAAATCAGGTTTTTGCCAGAGAACAGTTACTTGACCTTATATGGGGATTGTCTAGTCATACAGAAGGAAGAACGGTTGATTCCCACGTAAGAAATGTACGGGAGAAAATACGTCAGTCAGGATTCCCTATTGATGATTATTTTAAAACAGTATGGGGAGTGGGATATAAATGGGTGAAATACAAATAG